DNA from Lactobacillus sp. ESL0791:
GCAGACATAGAGGCCGATAACCAGCAAAAAACTTTCTGCAACCAGCGTTACCCAGCCATACCAGTTTTCACCATCCTGCTCAGCAAACGGATGCTTCCAGGATTCGACAAACCACTGCCAGTAACTGCTCCATGCTGAAGGTGTGCTACTACTTACCTGCTGAATATTTTCACGGCTGACTGTTTCTTGCGCTTTGAAAGAAGCATTATCGGTGCTAGTTTCTTTTTCAACTACAACATTGCGAATATCGGTACCGCAATTAGTACAAAAATTAACGCTGGACTCCATTAACGAGCCACATTTGGGACATTTTTTCATAAATTACTCCTATCTAATATATTCCCGTTCTTCTTACTTACCCATTTTAATATAATTATTAAAATGAAAAAACCACTAATTATGCAATCATAGAAAAAAGTATCGCTTACACAAGCTTAATAGCGCTTTTCTAGACAAAAATAACGCTAGGCGATTAACCCAACGTTGTTTTTAATTTCAAATTTTTTCATTAAAAATGTATTCTGTGCATTATCTTCTGCAGCGGTGTAGCAATAATCGGCGTTACGATTGCGGTAAAAATTGCCTCAACTAAGCCATTAAAGCCTAACGCTGTGAGCAAAATCCAAATTAACGGTGTATTTGAACTAAAATGACCCATGTGACTAGCAAAAAATGCCGTCTGATTCATAAAAAGCAAAGACGTTAATAAAATAACAAAGGCAGTATTGGTCAGTGAGGTAATTACTCCCGCCAAAACATAGCCTATTTCCTGCATTTTTTCGGACTTATCTTTGAAAAATTGGGCAACTAAACCGGGAAACAGACCTGCTAATACGCTGGGTACAACCGCAATAAAAACATTCTGAAAGAGCAGCAGACTGACAACATCTCCCGGTTGCGTATATGCTTGAAACAATCTGACCAAGCCCCAAAAAAGGCCAAAAACAGCGCCTGATTTTGGTCCCAGCAAAATTGCGTAAATAGCTACCGTCAGCGGAACGGTTGTAATCGCAGGCAGTGCCGGAAAAATTCGAATATAGCCAATATTGGGAATAAAGGTCTGCAATAAAAAGATAGCAACAAAAAGTGCCGTGATCGCTAACTTTCTTGTCTGTTTTTGATGCATAGTAATCTCCTTAAAAAATACAATCACCAAAAATTATATTACTAATAACCAGTATCGGCAAATTCCGTTTTTCGCCACTTGCTGTCAAACTTGATTAAGAATTAATTTGTATTGATCATAACGGCTGCGTGTCTGTGAAAATTCAAAGGGCACATTATCAGCCAAAAAGGCAATCTGTTTAATCTGATCCAGTAAGATAGCTAACGCTTTGTTAGACTTAAGCAAGCTAGTTTAGCCAAGCATTTTT
Protein-coding regions in this window:
- a CDS encoding ECF transporter S component, with product MHQKQTRKLAITALFVAIFLLQTFIPNIGYIRIFPALPAITTVPLTVAIYAILLGPKSGAVFGLFWGLVRLFQAYTQPGDVVSLLLFQNVFIAVVPSVLAGLFPGLVAQFFKDKSEKMQEIGYVLAGVITSLTNTAFVILLTSLLFMNQTAFFASHMGHFSSNTPLIWILLTALGFNGLVEAIFTAIVTPIIATPLQKIMHRIHF